Proteins from one Salinispora arenicola genomic window:
- the fbaA gene encoding class II fructose-bisphosphate aldolase: protein MPIASPEAYAEMLDRAKEGRFAYPAINVTSSQTLNAALKGFADAESDGIIQVSTGGAEYLSGPSVKDMVTGAAAFAAYAHEVARKYPINIALHTDHCPKDKLDKFVRPLMAISQERVRAGQEPLFQSHMWDGSAVPVAENLTIAEQLLGEAAKGKIVLEIEVGVVGGEEDGVENAINEKLYTTVDDGLAMVEALGLGEKGRYMAALTFGNVHGVYKPGNVKLRPEVLNQIQGAVGAKYGKEKPLSLVFHGGSGSLLSEIRESLDYGVVKMNIDTDTQYCFTRPVADHMFRNYDGVLKVDGEVGNKKKYDPRVWGKAAEAGMAARVVEACEDLRSTGTRMK from the coding sequence ATGCCTATCGCTTCCCCCGAGGCCTACGCGGAGATGCTGGACCGTGCCAAGGAAGGCCGGTTCGCGTACCCCGCGATCAACGTGACCTCCTCGCAGACTCTCAACGCGGCGCTGAAGGGCTTCGCCGACGCGGAGAGCGACGGCATCATCCAGGTCTCCACCGGTGGTGCCGAGTACCTGTCCGGCCCTTCGGTCAAGGACATGGTCACTGGTGCGGCGGCGTTCGCCGCGTACGCGCACGAGGTCGCCAGGAAGTACCCGATCAACATCGCGCTGCACACCGACCACTGCCCGAAGGACAAGCTGGACAAGTTCGTCCGGCCGTTGATGGCCATCTCCCAGGAGCGGGTGCGTGCCGGCCAGGAGCCGCTTTTCCAGTCGCACATGTGGGACGGCTCGGCCGTGCCGGTCGCGGAGAACCTGACGATCGCCGAGCAACTCCTCGGCGAGGCCGCCAAGGGCAAGATCGTCCTTGAGATCGAGGTCGGCGTGGTCGGCGGCGAGGAGGACGGCGTCGAGAACGCCATCAACGAGAAGCTCTACACCACCGTCGACGACGGCCTGGCCATGGTGGAGGCACTCGGCCTGGGCGAGAAGGGCCGCTACATGGCGGCGTTGACCTTCGGCAACGTGCACGGCGTCTACAAGCCGGGCAACGTCAAGCTTCGCCCCGAGGTGCTCAACCAGATTCAGGGGGCGGTCGGTGCCAAATACGGCAAGGAGAAGCCGCTGAGCCTGGTCTTCCACGGCGGTTCCGGTTCGCTGCTGTCGGAGATCCGCGAGTCCCTGGACTACGGCGTGGTGAAGATGAACATCGACACCGACACCCAGTACTGCTTCACCCGTCCCGTCGCGGACCACATGTTCCGCAACTACGACGGGGTGCTGAAGGTCGACGGCGAGGTCGGCAACAAGAAGAAGTACGACCCGCGGGTCTGGGGCAAGGCCGCCGAGGCCGGGATGGCCGCGCGTGTCGTCGAGGCGTGCGAGGACCTGCGGTCCACCGGTACCAGGATGAAGTGA
- a CDS encoding DedA family protein — protein MSTPTTTLALGPDWLDPEVLISTFGLLGILVIVFAESGLLIGFFLPGDSLLFTAGLLTADGKYITWPLWLVCLLITLSAIAGDQVGYAFGRKVGPALFRRPNSKLFKQENLLKAHDFFEKYGARSVVLARFVPIVRTFTPIVAGVSRMNYRTFVIYNVVGAVLWGTGVTVLGYFLGQIPFVKANIELILIAIVGISVIPIVVELLRARLAARRGTTAAERAAAEEAIREAREHFGKH, from the coding sequence GTGTCGACGCCCACCACCACCCTGGCTCTCGGGCCGGACTGGCTCGATCCCGAGGTGCTGATCTCAACCTTCGGCCTACTCGGCATTCTGGTGATCGTCTTCGCCGAGTCGGGGCTCCTGATCGGTTTCTTCCTGCCCGGTGACTCGCTGCTGTTCACCGCCGGGCTACTCACCGCCGACGGGAAGTACATCACCTGGCCGCTCTGGCTGGTCTGCCTGCTCATCACCCTGTCGGCAATCGCCGGCGACCAGGTGGGGTACGCGTTCGGGCGCAAGGTCGGGCCGGCGCTGTTCCGACGGCCGAACTCGAAGCTGTTCAAGCAGGAAAACCTGCTGAAGGCGCACGACTTCTTCGAGAAGTACGGGGCTCGCTCGGTCGTGCTGGCCCGCTTCGTGCCGATCGTCCGCACGTTCACCCCGATCGTGGCCGGGGTCAGCCGCATGAACTACCGCACGTTCGTCATCTACAACGTGGTCGGCGCAGTCCTGTGGGGCACCGGCGTGACGGTGCTCGGCTACTTCCTCGGCCAGATCCCGTTCGTGAAGGCGAACATCGAGCTGATCCTGATCGCGATCGTGGGGATCTCGGTGATCCCGATCGTGGTCGAGCTGCTGCGGGCCCGCCTGGCGGCGCGGCGCGGCACCACCGCGGCGGAGCGGGCCGCTGCCGAGGAGGCGATCCGGGAGGCCCGAGAGCACTTCGGGAAACACTGA
- a CDS encoding ArsR/SmtB family transcription factor — MDYVGTALAEMTMPQISPLAGEPIERADAERLAGVLKALADPARLRLLSLIQSAPEGEACVCDLTAPLGLSQPTVSHHLRILTEASLLEREKRGVWAYYRLVPSAIATIADLLTPPRKRAGKKAR; from the coding sequence ATGGATTACGTGGGAACTGCGTTGGCGGAAATGACAATGCCTCAGATCTCGCCGCTTGCCGGCGAGCCGATCGAACGAGCAGACGCTGAGCGGCTGGCTGGGGTCCTCAAGGCCCTTGCCGACCCCGCCCGGCTGCGCCTGCTGAGCCTGATCCAGTCGGCTCCGGAGGGCGAGGCGTGCGTGTGTGACCTCACCGCGCCCCTCGGCCTCTCGCAGCCGACGGTCAGCCATCACCTACGCATCCTTACCGAGGCCAGTTTGCTGGAGCGGGAGAAGCGTGGGGTCTGGGCGTACTACCGGTTGGTGCCGAGCGCGATCGCGACCATCGCCGATCTCCTGACGCCGCCGCGGAAGCGCGCCGGCAAGAAGGCGCGCTGA
- the pyrE gene encoding orotate phosphoribosyltransferase, whose amino-acid sequence MGDHDDLRKFITDLAVVHGRVVLSSGRAADWYVDLRRVTLHHEAAPLVGRVLRATTADWAYDAVGGLTLGADPIALSMLHATAGTDRPLDAFVVRKAGKAHGLQRRIEGPDVAGRRVLAVEDTSTTGQSVLTAVEALREAGAEVVGVAVIVDRGAGAAVRAAGLPYRAAYTLADLGLVA is encoded by the coding sequence ATGGGGGACCACGACGACCTGCGTAAATTCATCACCGACCTGGCAGTGGTCCATGGTCGGGTGGTGCTCTCCTCGGGGCGTGCGGCGGACTGGTATGTGGACCTGCGGCGCGTAACGCTGCATCACGAGGCCGCACCGTTGGTGGGTCGGGTGCTGCGGGCGACGACTGCCGACTGGGCGTACGACGCAGTGGGCGGGCTCACCCTCGGCGCTGACCCGATCGCGCTGTCGATGCTGCACGCCACCGCCGGTACCGACCGTCCGCTGGACGCCTTCGTAGTCCGGAAGGCGGGTAAGGCGCACGGGCTGCAGCGCCGGATCGAGGGGCCTGATGTGGCTGGGCGCCGGGTGCTCGCGGTGGAGGACACATCCACCACGGGCCAGAGCGTGTTGACCGCTGTCGAGGCCCTTCGCGAGGCCGGGGCCGAGGTGGTGGGAGTGGCGGTTATTGTTGATCGAGGTGCCGGGGCCGCGGTGCGAGCCGCCGGACTGCCGTACCGGGCGGCCTATACGTTGGCTGACCTCGGCCTTGTGGCGTAA
- a CDS encoding SDR family NAD(P)-dependent oxidoreductase, producing MPFDQPATERRALITGATAGIGAEFARQLAADGWHLVLVARDAARLTESAAELTSRHGREVETISADLSTDEGCTEVERRLAGGSPVGLVVNNAGVSLNTPFLTSSPEDEARLLRLNVHAVMRLTLAAVQSMVERRSGAVINVSSVSGFGPVMPGSTYPASKAWVTSFSESVGLSARDFGVRVMALCPGYTRTEYHDRAGIDTSKTPGWMWLRADEVVTGALRDLRKGKLVSVPVWKYKLMVAGLRHAPRRLVEAFSQDTRGRVSPEQR from the coding sequence GTGCCCTTCGACCAGCCGGCCACTGAGCGGCGTGCCCTGATCACCGGTGCGACGGCCGGCATTGGTGCGGAGTTCGCCCGCCAACTCGCAGCGGACGGCTGGCACCTGGTGCTGGTCGCCCGGGACGCCGCCCGGCTGACCGAGTCCGCGGCGGAACTGACCTCCCGGCATGGCCGGGAGGTGGAGACGATTTCCGCGGACCTGTCCACCGACGAGGGATGCACGGAGGTGGAGCGCCGACTCGCCGGCGGCTCCCCGGTCGGGTTGGTGGTGAACAACGCCGGGGTCAGTCTCAACACGCCGTTCCTCACGTCGTCGCCAGAGGACGAGGCCCGCCTGCTGCGGCTCAACGTGCACGCGGTGATGCGGCTGACTCTCGCCGCCGTCCAGTCGATGGTTGAGCGGCGGAGCGGGGCAGTGATAAATGTCTCTTCGGTGTCCGGGTTCGGGCCGGTCATGCCCGGTTCGACGTATCCGGCCAGCAAGGCGTGGGTCACCAGCTTCAGTGAGTCGGTCGGGCTCTCCGCGCGTGACTTCGGCGTCCGGGTGATGGCCCTCTGCCCGGGCTACACGCGAACGGAATACCACGACCGGGCCGGCATCGACACATCGAAGACGCCGGGCTGGATGTGGCTGCGGGCTGACGAAGTCGTCACTGGCGCCCTCCGTGACCTGCGAAAAGGCAAGCTGGTCAGCGTTCCAGTGTGGAAGTACAAGCTGATGGTGGCGGGGCTGCGGCACGCGCCCCGACGATTGGTGGAGGCTTTCTCACAGGACACGCGCGGCCGGGTGAGCCCCGAGCAGCGGTGA
- a CDS encoding polyamine aminopropyltransferase, producing MTADAPIRWRPARAAVLAAVFVCAACGLVYELALVALGSYLIGDTVGQASIVLGVMVFAMGVGALAAKPLQSRAAAVFAAIELALALLGGLSVLGLYAAFAWLNLYVPALVGTAFVLGLLIGAEIPLLMVLLQRIRQQAAGSAVADLFAADYVGALLGGLAFPFLLLPLFGQLKGALVVGAVNAVAGLALVFTVFRRELSGRARTALTAGSVLVALCLGYAWLTAHDFEVTARQQLYRDPVVHAERSRYQEIVLTRSVAEPGGGTDLRLFLNGDLQFSSVDEHRYHEALVHPALAGARSEVLVLGAGDGLAARELLRYPDVRRITVVDLDSAVVALARTEPRLQRLNGGSLDDPRVRVLHADAFGWLRTTAERFDVVIADLPDPDETATAKLYTVEFYTLVRNALATEGRLVVQAGSPYFAPRSYWSIEASLRGAGFAATPYHVDVPSFGDWGFLLAAPGAIPPTLALPSDAPALRFLDPATLAAAGVFPPDRRRIDVPASTLLRPRVLEFARAEWRGY from the coding sequence GTGACGGCGGACGCGCCGATTCGGTGGCGGCCGGCCCGCGCCGCCGTGCTGGCGGCGGTGTTCGTCTGCGCGGCCTGCGGCCTGGTCTACGAGCTGGCCCTGGTCGCGCTCGGCAGCTACCTGATCGGCGACACGGTCGGGCAGGCGTCGATTGTGCTCGGGGTCATGGTCTTCGCGATGGGTGTGGGAGCCCTCGCCGCGAAGCCGTTGCAGTCGCGGGCCGCCGCCGTGTTCGCCGCGATCGAGCTGGCCCTGGCGCTGCTCGGTGGCCTGTCGGTACTCGGCCTCTACGCGGCGTTCGCCTGGCTGAACCTGTATGTGCCGGCCCTGGTCGGTACCGCCTTCGTGCTCGGACTGTTGATCGGCGCGGAGATCCCGCTGCTGATGGTGCTGCTGCAACGGATCCGCCAGCAGGCGGCCGGCAGTGCGGTCGCCGACCTGTTCGCCGCCGACTACGTCGGTGCCCTACTCGGTGGCCTGGCCTTCCCGTTTCTGCTGCTGCCGCTTTTCGGTCAGCTCAAGGGCGCGCTGGTGGTCGGCGCGGTGAACGCTGTCGCCGGCCTGGCGTTGGTCTTCACCGTCTTTCGGCGGGAACTGAGCGGCCGGGCGCGTACGGCACTGACCGCCGGCTCCGTACTGGTCGCTCTCTGCCTCGGGTACGCGTGGCTGACCGCCCACGACTTCGAGGTGACCGCCCGGCAGCAGCTCTATCGCGACCCGGTGGTGCACGCGGAGCGCAGCCGCTACCAAGAGATCGTCCTGACCCGGTCGGTGGCCGAGCCCGGCGGCGGGACCGACCTGCGCCTGTTCCTCAATGGTGACCTCCAGTTCAGTTCGGTCGACGAGCATCGATACCATGAGGCGCTGGTGCATCCGGCGCTCGCTGGCGCGCGTAGTGAGGTGCTGGTGCTCGGCGCCGGGGATGGGCTCGCGGCCCGGGAACTGCTGCGCTACCCGGACGTCCGTCGGATCACCGTGGTCGACCTGGATTCGGCGGTGGTGGCGTTGGCCCGCACAGAGCCGCGGTTGCAGCGGCTCAACGGTGGGTCGCTCGACGATCCCCGGGTGCGGGTCCTGCACGCCGACGCGTTCGGGTGGTTGCGGACCACCGCCGAGCGGTTCGACGTGGTGATCGCCGACCTCCCCGACCCGGACGAGACGGCTACCGCGAAGCTCTACACCGTAGAGTTCTACACGTTGGTCCGCAACGCGCTGGCCACGGAGGGCCGGCTGGTCGTGCAGGCCGGTTCCCCGTACTTCGCGCCCCGGTCGTACTGGTCCATCGAGGCCTCGCTGCGAGGAGCCGGGTTCGCCGCCACGCCGTACCACGTGGACGTCCCCTCCTTCGGTGACTGGGGCTTCCTGCTCGCCGCGCCCGGCGCGATCCCGCCCACGCTGGCCCTGCCGAGCGACGCACCAGCGCTGCGTTTTCTTGACCCGGCCACGCTGGCCGCCGCCGGGGTCTTCCCGCCGGACCGGCGCCGGATCGACGTGCCGGCGTCGACGCTGCTGCGACCCCGAGTGCTCGAGTTCGCGCGTGCCGAATGGCGCGGGTACTGA